One Perognathus longimembris pacificus isolate PPM17 chromosome 13, ASM2315922v1, whole genome shotgun sequence genomic window, ACAACGTCCGCACCATCGCCCGCGACTCGCTGGCCCGCATCCCGCTGCTGGAGAAGCTGCACCTGGATGACAACTCCGTGTCCACCGTGAGCATCGAGGAGGACGCCTTCGCCGACAGCAGGCAGCTCAAGCTGCTCTTCCTCAGCCGGAACCACCTGAGCAGCATCCCCTCGGGGCTGCCCCGCACGCTGGAGGAGCTGCGGCTGGACGACAACCGCATCTCCACCATCCCGCTGCACGCCTTCAAGGGCCTGCACAGCCTGCGGCGCCTGGTGCTGGACGGCAACCTGCTGGCCAACCAGCGCATCGCCGACGACACCTTCAGCCGCCTGCAGAACCTCACCGAGCTCTCCCTGGTGCGCAACTCCCTGGCCGCGCCGCCCCTCAACCTGCCCAGCGCCCACCTGCAGAAGCTCTACCTGCAGGACAACGCCATCAGCCACATCCCCTACAACACGCTGGCCAAGATGCGCGAGCTCGAGCGGCTCGACCTGTCCAACAACAACCTCACCACGCTGCCCCGCGGCCTGTTCGACGACCTGGGGAACCTGGCCCAGCTGCTGCTGCGCAACAACCCCTGGTTCTGCGGCTGCAACCTCATGTGGCTGCGGGACTGGGTGAAGGCGCGGGCGGCCGTGGTCAACGTGCGGGGCCTCATGTGCCAGGGCCCCGAGAAGGTGCGGGGCATGGCCATCAAGGACATCACCAGCGAGATGGACGAGTGCTTCGAGGGCGGGGGCCAGGGCGGGGCCGCCAACGCCGCCGCCAAGACCACGGCCAGCGACCACGCCTCGGCCACCACGCCGCAGGGCTCGCTGTTCACCCTCAAGGCCAAGCGGCCCGGCCTGCGGCTCCCCGACTCCAACATCGACTACCCCATGGCCACGGGCGACGGCGCCAAGACCCTGGTCATCCAGGTGAAGCCGCTGACCGCGGACTCCATCCGCATCACGTGGAAGGCCACGCTCCCCGCCTCCTCCTTCCGGCTCAGCTGGCTGCGCCTGGGCCACAGCCCGGCCGTGGGCTCCATCACGGAGACCCTGGTGCAGGGGGACAAGACGGAGTACCTGCTCACCGCCCTGGAGCCCAAGTCCACCTACATCATCTGCATGGTCACCATGGACACGGGCAACACCTACGTGGCCGACGAGACGCCCGTGTGTGCCAAGGCCGAGACGGCCGACGGCTACGGCCCCGCCACCACGCTCAACCAGGAGCAGAGCACGGGGCCCCTGGCGGGCCTGCCCCTGGCCGGCATCATCGGCGGGGCGGTGGCCCTCGTCTTCCTCTTCCTGGTGCTGGGGGCCATCTGCTGGTACGTGCACCGGGCTGGCGAGCTGCTGACCCGGGAGAGGGCCTACAACCGGGGCAGCAGGAAGAACGACGACTACATGGAGTCGGGAACCAAGAAGGACAACTCCATCCTGGAAATCCGCGGCCCCGGGCTCCAGATGTTGCCCATCAACCCATACCGCGCCAAAGAGGAGTACGTGGTCCACACCATCTTCCCATCCAACGGCAGCAGCCTCTGCAAGGGCACGCACACCATCGGCTACGGCACCACCCGGGGCTACCGGGACGGCGGCATCCCCGACATCGACTATTCCTACACATgacgcccgccgccgcccgcccccacGTCCCAGCCCCAGCCGGAGGCCGACCCGGTGCGGGCCACCCGGCTGCGCCCAGCCTGAGCAACCCCAGAGGACAAGGAAGAGAAACTCCATGATCACTTTCCCAGCGGGAAGGGAAGTTCGGAGAGGGTTGACGATTTTTGTAGAACACAACAGTggaaaaaaaggatttttttttttttttcttaagcggATAGAAGGCAGGAGGGAGATTCGACATTGCTGGAGACCTAATTTATACTGAACCGTGCCAGccgggggtagggggtgggggaaagactAAAAATAATATTGCAGGAAgggttggaattttttttttatttttatttttattgccgaACTGGAAAGATACTACCTGTACAACGTCCGTGCACACCTCACACTGTTCAGGGCTGTTACAAAAGAACCGTCAGAGAGAGAAGCGGCCGCCGGGCCAAGCCCCACGCAGGGATCCCGCAGCCGGCGGCTCCGCGCGGGAGGACGTGATGGAAGGTTTACAGGCTCCTCACAAAGGAGCCGGGACAAGAAAAGACCGCTTGCGACAGAGATATTGTCCTGACATCTCTTCCCAGGTTCTTCCCAGGCCGCTTCCCTTACAGATTTGCAGAAACAGGGCGTCTTTCGCTGCATTCTTGGAACAATAATGTAGtcgattaaaaacaaacaacaacaacaacaaaaaaaaaaacccggctcccctcttcccccttctgcTGAGTGCTCTTCGGTTCCACGCGTGTTCTCCGCAGAAGGCCCCCGTGGGAGCTGCAGCCTGGCCCGCCGGCCTTCCGCCCACCGCACGGAGGTGCGTGGCCTGCCGTGCCCCGGGCCTGTCTCAGTGCAGATGGGTAGAGACCTACACCATCTTTACAAGTTACTTCTGGGGTCGGTTCTTACCATTTCCCGAGACAATAGAATTGCAAACATGTAATTTCTCCTAGAAATCGCTGAGTAAGTAGACCGTGTGTTTGGGGAGGGGAACGGGAGCGGAGGTAGAGGGAGGAGCCTTGTCTGGGTAGGGGTATTGCTGttcctggaggctgaggcaggcctGTGAGTGCCAGcaggcgggccgggcggggctgtTTCTCTTCCATTCTGTGTCAGCCgggccacgggggcggggggggggccctcggTCCTTTCTGATACGGAGAAGGTTTTCTGCATCTGACGGCCCAGTgtcctcatccccctccccctgccccttagATACAATCACCTTGGTCACGTTTACTATATGCTTCCTCCTGGAACAGGTAATTAGTGCAGggacttttatttatatatatatatatatacacatatatatacatgtatgtatatatatgtatgtatacacacgtatgtatgtatcAGTCAGCTGACTTAGACCTATTGGTTTCCATGGCTGATCAAACAAAGCtcagaaaaattttttttaaagcatcacaAAATCCCTggcagtccacacacacacacacacacacacacacacacacacacaccaacaccgatgtaaaaaacaaaacaaaaactcagccgCACCCACACCTGGGCCTCTGCTGTCCAGAGAGACCACGTTCCTTTGTTAAAATGCCAGTCTCCAAAAGGGTACGGAGCAGGGCCCGGGGCGGAGCCCAGGTTTTATTTCCTCCCCTCTGGAGCCGGCGTGGCCCTCATGCGTCAGTGGGGTGTGGCGAGCCATGAGATTAAAACGATGCTGAAatagcgcgggggggggggggggggtggcgggcgggcgcgggtcACCATCTGTCGGGGGAGAGGCGTCATCAGAGAAGAGGCATGGGTCTCAGGGCAGGGGGACCAGAAGGGGTCTGGCCCCTGGCCGCGGCGTTTCCAAAAGGCCTCTGCCGCTCTGACCAAAGCGCAGGCGTGAAGACGAGGCCGGGCAGCCGTCCGTGCCcaggcaccccccccaccccccaccgcttGCCATTTGACACGGTCAGGGCCCCTCGCCCAAGAGCTGGGTGGGGGAAAATGGGCCCAACAGCCGCTTCACAGAAAGCTTGAGCGAAGGGCAGACTGACGGCAGCCTAAAGGGACGTCCGGTCAAACagggacacccccccccgccctcagtGTCCCCCAGCCCCAAGGGGTGTGGGCACAACTTGCATTTACAAGCTGgccttttcttcccatttctggCCTGATTATTCCCCCATGCACCGAGACCCAGAGGAGAGATATTCCCGAGCCTTAATTTCAGGTCTGGAAACATCACGTCATCACGcatacagcccccccccccccccccccgcagctcggGACGGTGCCCCGACTGCCCACCGCCGGGGCTGGGACAAGAAGGGGCGGGAAGCGTGGCGCCacccagggggggaggggggacagaggcCCAGGGCTTGCTATTTCTGAAATCGAAGCCCCTTCCTCAAGGACCCCACTCTGGCCTTTCCAGTGTCTCGTGAAAGCTGGCCCCCAAGATGGGCGCCAGCGGCGCgcgtctgtgatcctagctccccggggggctgaggtctgaggatcacagcggGCAGCTGGGGCGGGGAAGCtcgggacatttttttttttaaatctctagtcagtcaccaaaaaaagctggaagtggggctgtggctcaagtggcagagcgccggccttgagcaaaggaagcttagggacagcggacagacgctgaattcaagccccatgaccagcacaggaaaggagggagggagggagggagggagggagggagggagggagggaaggaaggaaggaaggaaggaaggaaggaaggaaggaaggaaggggaaaggagagagaatgaaaaagaaatttagtCCCCAAGTCACCACCACTGTTGCCCAGACACCCCAGGCCCGGGAGCACCCCCCCAGCGGCCCAGGCCCGTGGACCAGCTCCTCCTCTGCCCTGAGCTCGGCCCCTCCTACCCAGGCCCTTCCTGACTCCACCACAGATATGGcccccaggaagctgagagagtGGGGGACAGTGGCCACTCTGCccagccccgggccccccccccccccccagagctctTTACATCCATCCTTGTCGCTTAGTGTCTTGACAACGTCCTGGTGTCTGGGAAGACGGCATGTCTCCCCTGCCCCAAGCCAGAAAAACAGGCCGGGAGCCAGGttcgccaccaccaccaccaccaccacagccccTCCTGGTCCAGGCTGGCCGCCCAACACGTGGTGGGTGGGGCAGGgtgctgccctccccacccccaccccttcatGGGGCCGGCAGGCCCACAGCGCCCCCACAGAGCCCATTAAAGCTTCCACCATCGGCGTGGCCCGCACTTGCACAGCCACGTCGGCTGCCCGCCCGACCCTCGCGGCCTCTAACCAGCCGGAACCACCTCGCTGGCCTCGGGGACCACGAGGCTCTCGGCTGACATTCAAGGCAGGTTTAacgtttaaaaggaaaaaaaaaaaaaaaaccaacaaaaaaaaacaaccccagccCACCACACTTCTATGGTTAAGTGGTTTACCCTTCGTGGTAATTAGATGTAGCGATTGGAATCTCTTTTCTATTACATGGcaattttcctttaaatttcctgtttaagaaagaacagaaggaaaggcAAAGCCGGGCGAGGAAGGGAGCGAAGGCAGCAGGGCCGCCTGTCATTTGCATTTTGCCAATGAGGCCTCTTGTTCGCTCAGCTCAGGCGTGGGGCCCAACGTATGGAATACTTAAGAGATTACTAAGAATAAAATCTATTAATTAGTCATACTCAATTCCACAGACATGATATGCATCAAAagctcttttctcttcccttttctgcatcccccccccccccaccttcccgaGGAAGCTTCCATCTTCCCGGAAGGCTGCTCTGCCGGGGGGGCCTCTCCGCGATGGTAGGGTGCCCTCCGCGATGGTAGGGTGCCCTCCGCGATGGTAGGGTGCCCTGCGGGGCCTCCCCcctcaggcagggaggcaggtgtGAGGGCTGCCCACGTCACCCGGAAGGTGGCAGCAGCCAGGAGCGGCTCCACTTCGCTTCTGGAACCCAAAGCCCGggggcctcttctcccactcccgGCCCAGCAAGGGGCGGCGGGAGAAGCCAGGGAGTGTGTGTCCCCCCTCTTTTATAAGGTGTGGGTGCACTGGGGTGGGATCTAGCTTCCACCCGGAAACCTGTGCACGACCGAAGGGGAATGGGGCCTCTCCTGCCCACTGATTATGGAAGATTCTagttggctcagggcctgagcagtcttcctgggctaccagcacccagcatggccTGGTGGCCCCTGGCCACAGGTGAGGAAGGGAGGTGCAAAAGTCAgagcgcccccaccccacccccaccccgtgggacacctccccaccccatgtGGCAGCTCAAGTTCCAAAGCCAGCCCCCTTCAGAAATCCGTTTCCTGCCGAAGGCTccagggaggaggccggggctTCTGAGCCTCGCGAGCTTATGAAAAATACAACAAGGAAAATTGGCCGCGGCAGGCGGGGAGCGACGGGGCTGCGCGGGCGAGCGCGGGCGCTGGGGCGCGCTGGGGAGGGAGGTGCGCGGGAGCCGGGCCGGCCGGGGTCAGCGGCGGGCGGCCCGCGGGCCCGGTGGCTGGCGAGGCGGCCGGGCTGAGGCTGGACGGGCGGGAGCCAGGGCGCGTGCTGACAAGCAACTCACGGCCCTTCCAGAGCGCACAGAGcggaggcattttttttttttccttgagggaTAAAAAGGCTCAAAAATGCAAATCATTACCATTTACCACCAAGCAAGTGGGCTAAATTGATTAGGAGAGCTGGAACTCCtcggaggggaaggggaaggggaggtgagGGGGTTCGTGGTCTATGAACCTGTCCCGGGCCACCCTGCAGACGGCAGTTTGCCGGGCGtggctggggcaggggcaggggcaggggcagggccgcCCGCTGCTCCTCTCTCTGGGCGGCCGGGGGCTCTGAGGGCTGTTGCAGGGCTAGAGCACTCGGGGGCCAGCATGCCAGGCTGCCCGGCCTCTGTGAAGATGGCCTCATCCGgtgtggcggcggggggggggggggggggtgctggccgGTGCCCTGGCTCAGAGAGGAATCTCCGTGCCGCGCGCTCTCTTGACCTGCCGTGCTGGAGTGTGTCCCCTGTGGtcacggggaaactgaggcagggaagaGAACGCAACGCTGGCCCGGCGAGGGAGATGGGGGTGAGCGCCACATGGGGACCCGCACAGCCTCCCTGCCTAAGCAGAGGCCGGTGCCCCGCCAGGCGCGGGGgtccaggaggggagggggggaaggggggcggggacCCTGCCAGGCCGGCAGCTCCGCGCCTCAGCGTGCGCCCCGGGGGCCTGGACCCTCGCGCCAGAGCCACCATCGCCCGCCGCTCACTCTGCGTTTTGAGGCGTCTTCTGATGCTTTTGCAATGTTCCAAGCGGTTGCCCGAAATATCCACGCCGGcttcttaagaaaaacaaaaacggcAAGATCCCCTTCGCTCTCCATCTCCACTCCCCACCTGCCTTCAACATTTTATACACCtttcactccccccaccccatttgcAAAAGCCCCCTGTGGTCCCTGGGGTCCAGGCCGGGTCCTCCGAGGGCCACAGGGACAGAGGCGCTCCTCCACGGAAGATCACGcccaggttggaagccagccctgggcccaGCCCACCCTTCCcgtccctcccacccctcctcagCTTGTgccggagggaaggagggagggtggggaccCTGGGGACCAGGCGTGTCTggtgctgccctcccctccccccctccccagggccttcGGAACCCAGGTCCTCCCTGTCCTCACCTCGGTGAGAAGCCCACACTCCTTTCCTGGGCCTTGCCCGTCCCGAGCACAGCAACGGGCgctcctcctctcccttgctTCCCTCCCCGACATTTACCCACCTCCCTGAGCGGAAGGCCCAaaggctgcccccacccccacccccggggccttCCCGTCCCGCACCTGCCACCTCAGCAGCCGGGAGAGACATGAGCTCGTCTCCTctggggacaccccccccccccccccgcccgaccCACGAGTCTGCGGCGTAAGATCTGAcaacaccagcacctggcttcagccCCCACTGACTGTTTCCCTCCTCCAAATCTTGAATCAGGAGGGTCGTGGGGACCCAGGGATGGGGCAGAAGGCGGAGGATCCTGGCGACAGCCAGCCCTGTCTGTCACTCCATGGAGAGTCCCGCACCCCAGCTACCCGCCTAGAGGAGCTAATCAGGCTTTCTtctcaagatggaaaaacaagcgCAACGTGAACTGACCGTCAATACCACAGCAGGCCTGGGGCTGCCACTGCCATCTCCCTGGGGCCCGGATTCGGGGTGTCTCTCGCCTGTCCTTGCAGAAGATGTGCTGGCAGGGTTCCCGATCACCCTCCTGGGGCTAACCCTTGCCCAAAGGCCCGGGGCGCAAAGGGGGCCGGCCACACACACAGACCCTAAAAGAAGCCTTGGCTCTTCccctccagcccagcccggccccccggCCAGTGGCTTGAGCTCAGAAGCCATCAGGGCATCCAGAGTGGGAGACCGAGGACCCCAGTGTCCCCCTGGctcccaggaggctgggaatgttggGGAGCCAGCAGGGGGCCCAGCCTGCAGGCTTGCCATGGGAAGACACAGCAGGAAGAGATGGGGCTGAagactgggtgtgtgtgtgtgtgcacagagtCAACTACAAAGTGCAAGTCAACTCCCAGGACCCCACCCCACATAGGACAGCTGCCTCAGTGATCCCCTCCCGAGGGACAGAGGTAGAACGACTGGTAAAGCGGGAGGGAGTGGCCAGGGAGGGGTCCGTGGCCAACCCCAGGTGAATGATGGACAGGGCCCTCTGCCATGGCATcagggcacggggcgggggggggagggggcccccccGGCCTGGGCTCTCCCAGGCCTGTGGCTGATCGACCTTATGCCCCAAGCCTTCCTCCCCTCCAGAATCGGCCCTGTGGGACCACCCGGCTGCACGctccttgtcttctttctctttctctaaaggGCAAAGCAATCTCCAGGGTCTGAGTGACGggaccgccccccccacctcccaccccacccccgctgcCGCCGCCACCTGAGACCCGGTGGGCCGAGGGGGCCTGGCCACTCGCCACTGCCCACCTGCCTCGCGTCCAACGCTACCGCCAGTCGGGGGGGCTCAGCAACCCCCcctcacaccaccaccaccaccaccaccaccaccacgacaaCACAAACCAAAGTGCACTGCGAACCGCCCTTCGGCCTCCTTCTTGTAGGTGCCTTGAAACTTCAATGTTGAGATGAATGTGATGAACTATTTGGTCctattttctgtttgtctgttttcatATAAAATGTCCGAGTCCACCTGCCTCGTCCTTTCttgaaataaatagaaagatttaACTTTTTACAGTCATCTCGGCTGCCGACTCAGCTTGGTTCAGTGGCCCGGAGTACCAGGGACCAGGTGTCTGGGGAGTCTTGGCTGGGGGGCCCACGGGCCCAGGGTACAGAGGGAAGTGGGGGTTCTGCGGGGCGGCGTGGGGCCGGCAGCCCACGCCGGCagccggggagggagggacgcGAGCCACCGTCGCCCAGCGGCTGGAGCCGCCACCGAGAGGGTCCCCGCCTAGGATTCATTAGTACCAGCTGCGGATTATCCCCTAAGAGGCCCCAGCAAGCATGTGGGCACCCAGATAAGAGCGGAGCGGTTGGGGCGTTTGGGAACACAAGctcccccgacccccacccccctgagcgagccccctccctccagcccccccacccccagccctggatttGTTCCTCAgatgtccccagcccccccccccccccccgcacacccacTGTGCTCTTATCTGTGTATCTCACAGGAGGGGGTGTGAACAAGAGCAATTTCTGCTAAATGTAACCCAAAGTAAGAATTTCCTGCCTCTGCCATAGCTCCGACTTCCTGTCTGGAGTGGAGCTGAGCTTTCTCCTTGGGTTTCAAGGATGCCGTTCTCTCTTCGTGTCCCTGGCTGCTGGGTGGCCTCGGGCACTCTGGGCCCACaggcacccctccccaccccaaccccgccATCCTTCACCTCCCagacctcaccccccccccatcctgctgGGGCAGAGCACGTTCtaaagacccaggaccagccgGCCACCGGCAGCTCAcgctgtcatccgagctactcaggaggcggagatctgaggactgcagttcaaagccagcctgggcaggaaagtccctgagacgctcatctccaactaagcacaggaaaagccagacgtggagctgtggctcaaggtggcggAGTGCTAAACTTTAACAAAAGACCCTCAAGACCAGCGCAAAACAAAATACTAAAGGGCGCCAGCAGCATCCCGGTTGTCCACCAGGGACAGGACTGGGTCTGCCGAGGGATCTTTCTAGAACATGGACAGGCAACCAGTCAGGTGCCAGGTCCCCGGGACCTACTGTGGgccagggctggggtgtggcggtCC contains:
- the Flrt1 gene encoding leucine-rich repeat transmembrane protein FLRT1 — protein: MVVAHPATTATATPAATVTATVVMTTATMDLRDWLFLCYGLIAFLTEVIDSTTCPSVCRCDNGFIYCNDRGLTSIPSDIPDDATTLYLQNNQINNAGIPQDLKTKVNVQVIYLYENDLDEFPVNLPRSLRELHLQDNNVRTIARDSLARIPLLEKLHLDDNSVSTVSIEEDAFADSRQLKLLFLSRNHLSSIPSGLPRTLEELRLDDNRISTIPLHAFKGLHSLRRLVLDGNLLANQRIADDTFSRLQNLTELSLVRNSLAAPPLNLPSAHLQKLYLQDNAISHIPYNTLAKMRELERLDLSNNNLTTLPRGLFDDLGNLAQLLLRNNPWFCGCNLMWLRDWVKARAAVVNVRGLMCQGPEKVRGMAIKDITSEMDECFEGGGQGGAANAAAKTTASDHASATTPQGSLFTLKAKRPGLRLPDSNIDYPMATGDGAKTLVIQVKPLTADSIRITWKATLPASSFRLSWLRLGHSPAVGSITETLVQGDKTEYLLTALEPKSTYIICMVTMDTGNTYVADETPVCAKAETADGYGPATTLNQEQSTGPLAGLPLAGIIGGAVALVFLFLVLGAICWYVHRAGELLTRERAYNRGSRKNDDYMESGTKKDNSILEIRGPGLQMLPINPYRAKEEYVVHTIFPSNGSSLCKGTHTIGYGTTRGYRDGGIPDIDYSYT